One part of the Arthrobacter sp. EM1 genome encodes these proteins:
- the nudC gene encoding NAD(+) diphosphatase: MSLAENPAPENHPRDAASASPPAALAANLLHDAILPVRPALIDRGSAARLKPGMLEELIAGGGARAMVLSGRQALIDGSSLVLLDAAELARHLKDTAYAPEQLIYLGTALPGSDLAAGTQLVLFILPQQFEVQAEEFEAHIAGIPRGAQWAGFREVAAALNPADTALFIEASAIANWHATHTHCPRCGTATTTESGGWVRRCPADGSEHYPRTDPAIIVTVVGPDGRLLLGGGGPLDAKNYSTLAGFVEPGESLEQAVVREIGEEVGVRVSACQYLGSQSWPFPASLMLGFTATTADAEATPDGVEVTRARWFSRSELQAAVLSGEIVISSRLSIARALIEHWYGGLIQDRADNV; this comes from the coding sequence ATGAGTCTTGCGGAGAATCCGGCACCAGAGAACCACCCCCGCGACGCCGCCTCAGCCTCCCCGCCTGCAGCCTTGGCCGCCAACCTGCTTCACGACGCAATTCTTCCGGTCCGCCCGGCGCTGATTGACCGCGGTTCCGCAGCACGGCTGAAGCCGGGAATGCTCGAGGAGCTCATCGCTGGCGGCGGCGCCCGGGCCATGGTGCTCTCCGGCCGGCAGGCCCTCATCGACGGCAGCAGCCTGGTGCTGCTGGACGCGGCAGAACTTGCCCGCCACCTGAAGGACACGGCGTACGCCCCGGAGCAGCTGATTTACCTGGGAACGGCACTGCCCGGATCGGACCTTGCGGCGGGCACCCAGTTGGTCCTCTTTATCCTGCCGCAGCAGTTCGAGGTTCAGGCCGAGGAATTCGAAGCCCACATCGCCGGCATCCCCCGGGGTGCGCAGTGGGCGGGATTCCGCGAAGTGGCCGCCGCCCTGAACCCCGCGGACACCGCCCTCTTCATCGAAGCCAGCGCCATCGCCAACTGGCATGCCACACATACCCACTGCCCGCGCTGCGGCACCGCTACAACGACGGAGAGCGGAGGCTGGGTCCGCCGTTGTCCCGCCGACGGATCGGAACACTATCCGCGCACCGATCCGGCCATCATCGTCACAGTGGTGGGTCCGGACGGCCGGCTGCTGCTCGGCGGCGGCGGCCCGCTCGATGCGAAGAACTATTCCACCCTGGCCGGCTTCGTCGAACCGGGGGAGTCGCTGGAGCAGGCAGTAGTGCGCGAGATCGGTGAGGAAGTGGGCGTGCGGGTCTCCGCCTGCCAGTACCTCGGTTCCCAGTCGTGGCCCTTCCCGGCCTCGCTGATGCTCGGTTTCACGGCCACCACCGCGGACGCAGAAGCCACACCCGACGGCGTCGAAGTGACCCGGGCACGCTGGTTCAGCCGAAGCGAACTGCAAGCGGCAGTACTCAGCGGAGAGATCGTCATCTCCAGCAGATTGTCCATCGCCCGTGCCCTGATCGAACACTGGTACGGCGGGCTCATCCAGGACCGTGCGGACAACGTATGA
- a CDS encoding macrolide 2'-phosphotransferase has protein sequence MRRKPIELAAVATAAVPGLTPTAVSSAPDDPADFDSALLLDSEGKRWRVRSPRHAEASARLETEFLILRAFTPGVRAELPFLMPTVAGTVRQGPLSTFVYSHLAGSTRSVEELGAASSAVAREIGAALAAIHDLPHSLVSNADLPSYTPNEFRQRRLNELDQAATTGMIPALLLRRWEHALEDVSLWRFNPCVVHGDLHEDNLLVDGDRVTAVTGWTDLRIGDPADDMAWLVASNDHEFVESVLTHYTSSRRDVPDAHLLRRAALSAEFALAQYLVKGIAAANQDMIDEAESMLTALAEDVAEHGGQPISVEPLPQPVPAPEPDSRLAAVPAGSAAPAVLVTPIPLGTAGADDAANDSAADVDRPAGTAGASVSVTAIPDEPAPAGAIEDSSTQSIAVVGGDKTAPADEAAPVTEAANPADDTSTTSLAIVEPKTR, from the coding sequence GTGAGAAGAAAACCAATCGAACTGGCAGCTGTGGCAACCGCGGCAGTGCCCGGGCTGACACCGACCGCCGTCAGCTCTGCGCCCGACGATCCGGCAGACTTCGATTCGGCACTCCTGCTGGATTCCGAGGGCAAGCGCTGGCGCGTCCGCTCGCCGCGCCATGCCGAGGCCAGCGCCCGCCTGGAAACTGAATTCCTGATACTGCGCGCTTTCACCCCCGGCGTCCGGGCAGAGCTTCCTTTCCTGATGCCAACCGTCGCCGGGACCGTCCGACAGGGACCGCTGAGCACGTTCGTGTATTCCCATTTGGCCGGATCCACCCGATCAGTCGAGGAACTCGGCGCCGCATCATCGGCCGTGGCCCGCGAAATCGGGGCGGCCCTCGCCGCCATCCACGACTTGCCCCACTCACTGGTCAGCAACGCCGACCTGCCAAGCTACACCCCGAACGAGTTCCGTCAGCGCCGCCTCAACGAACTGGACCAGGCCGCGACCACCGGCATGATTCCCGCGCTGCTGCTGCGACGCTGGGAACACGCCCTGGAAGACGTGTCCCTGTGGCGCTTCAATCCGTGTGTGGTCCACGGCGACCTGCACGAGGACAACCTGCTGGTGGACGGCGACCGTGTGACCGCCGTGACCGGTTGGACAGACTTGCGGATCGGCGACCCGGCCGATGACATGGCCTGGCTGGTCGCGTCCAACGACCATGAATTTGTGGAATCCGTACTAACCCACTACACCTCTTCCCGGCGCGACGTACCGGACGCGCACCTGCTGCGGCGAGCGGCGCTGTCCGCCGAATTCGCCCTGGCGCAGTACCTCGTTAAGGGCATCGCCGCCGCAAACCAGGACATGATCGACGAGGCGGAATCCATGCTCACCGCACTCGCCGAGGACGTCGCGGAACACGGCGGGCAGCCGATCAGCGTTGAACCGCTCCCCCAGCCCGTACCGGCCCCGGAACCGGATTCAAGGCTTGCCGCTGTTCCGGCGGGCAGCGCCGCACCCGCCGTCCTGGTCACACCGATCCCCCTCGGAACCGCCGGTGCGGACGATGCAGCGAACGACAGTGCCGCGGACGTCGACCGGCCCGCTGGCACCGCAGGAGCCAGCGTCTCCGTCACTGCAATCCCCGACGAACCGGCCCCCGCGGGCGCAATCGAGGACTCCTCAACCCAGTCGATCGCCGTCGTGGGCGGGGACAAAACCGCCCCCGCCGACGAAGCCGCCCCGGTGACGGAGGCGGCGAACCCGGCCGACGACACCTCCACGACCTCGCTCGCGATCGTCGAGCCGAAGACCCGCTAG
- a CDS encoding ATP-dependent DNA helicase UvrD2 — translation MLGGLDAEQREVASTLQGPMCVLAGAGTGKTRAITHRIAYGVHSGVYNPQRLLAVTFTSRAAAEMRSRLRDLGVGNVQARTFHAAALRQLQFFWPQAVGGVLPNLLDHKAQMIAEAARRLRLSTDRASIRDLASEIEWAKVSMLTPANYLEKAQGRGAPGGFDLTAVARVFQSYEDVKTDRNVIDFEDVLLITVGILQEDPKVAATVREQYRHFVVDEYQDVSPLQQRLLELWLGGRDELCVVGDASQTIYSFTGASPKQLLGFKAQYPQAAVVKLIRDYRSTPQVVRLANELLAGRRSAGPAADAAWATPLQLVAQRPTGPVPQFTECSDDEAEAATVAVKVRELLDAGTPASQVAVLFRTNGQSEAYEQALASAGIGYQLRGGERFFARKEVRDAILQLRAATRAVSETASPEPLGQLVRDIVASLGYTDSAPHSGGALRERWESLAALVALADELVISRGGAFTLADFVNELQERSLAQHAPTVQGVTLASLHAAKGLEWDAVFLVGLSEGLMPISFADSPESVDEERRLLYVGITRAREHLFLSWSTARTPGGRANRKPSRFLDGLRPDSVASSSVRGKGAAPRRKAAVPATCRVCGTMLSSGAERKVGRCNQCPPSYEEQTFDALRQWRKEKALEADVPAFVVFTDATLTAIAEARPDSLEQLATLPGVGPSKLEKYGEAVLAVLVESTTL, via the coding sequence ATCCTCGGCGGCCTGGACGCTGAACAGCGGGAAGTTGCCAGTACCCTGCAGGGCCCCATGTGCGTCCTCGCCGGGGCAGGCACCGGCAAGACCCGCGCCATCACCCACCGAATCGCCTACGGGGTGCACTCCGGCGTCTACAACCCGCAGCGGCTGCTGGCTGTCACCTTCACCTCGCGGGCCGCGGCGGAAATGCGCAGCCGACTCCGGGACCTCGGTGTCGGGAACGTTCAGGCCCGCACGTTCCACGCCGCCGCGCTGCGCCAACTCCAGTTCTTCTGGCCCCAGGCCGTTGGCGGCGTCCTGCCAAACCTGCTGGACCACAAGGCCCAGATGATTGCCGAAGCGGCACGGCGGTTGCGGCTCAGCACCGACCGCGCGTCCATCCGCGATTTGGCCTCGGAAATCGAGTGGGCCAAGGTCTCCATGCTGACGCCCGCCAACTACCTGGAGAAAGCCCAAGGCCGCGGCGCCCCGGGCGGCTTTGACCTGACCGCCGTCGCCCGTGTCTTTCAGTCCTACGAGGACGTCAAAACGGACCGGAACGTAATCGACTTTGAGGACGTCCTGTTGATCACTGTGGGCATCCTGCAGGAGGACCCGAAAGTCGCAGCCACCGTCCGGGAGCAGTACCGCCACTTCGTTGTTGACGAGTACCAGGATGTTTCGCCGCTGCAGCAGCGGCTGCTGGAGTTGTGGCTTGGCGGCCGGGACGAGCTCTGCGTCGTCGGGGACGCCAGCCAGACCATCTACTCCTTCACGGGCGCCTCGCCGAAGCAGCTGCTTGGTTTTAAGGCCCAGTACCCTCAGGCCGCAGTGGTCAAGCTGATCCGCGACTACCGCTCCACCCCGCAGGTGGTACGGCTCGCCAATGAGTTGTTGGCCGGCCGGCGAAGCGCCGGGCCAGCCGCCGACGCTGCCTGGGCCACGCCTCTGCAACTCGTGGCGCAGCGCCCGACCGGACCGGTGCCGCAATTCACCGAGTGTTCCGATGACGAAGCCGAAGCCGCAACCGTCGCCGTGAAGGTCCGTGAACTCCTTGACGCCGGCACTCCGGCCAGCCAGGTCGCCGTGCTGTTCCGCACCAACGGGCAGTCCGAGGCCTATGAGCAGGCACTGGCCTCGGCCGGTATCGGCTACCAGTTGCGCGGCGGTGAACGGTTCTTTGCCCGCAAGGAGGTCCGCGACGCCATCCTGCAGCTGCGGGCGGCTACCCGGGCCGTCTCCGAAACGGCCAGCCCCGAGCCACTGGGACAGTTAGTCCGCGACATCGTCGCCTCGCTCGGCTATACGGACTCGGCTCCGCACAGCGGCGGCGCGCTCCGGGAACGCTGGGAATCGCTCGCTGCGCTGGTTGCGCTGGCCGACGAACTCGTGATCAGCCGCGGCGGAGCGTTCACCCTGGCGGATTTCGTCAATGAACTTCAGGAACGCTCCCTGGCCCAGCACGCCCCCACCGTCCAAGGTGTCACGCTTGCCTCGCTGCACGCCGCCAAGGGCCTCGAATGGGACGCGGTGTTCCTCGTGGGGCTCAGCGAGGGGCTGATGCCGATCTCCTTCGCCGACAGCCCCGAATCCGTGGATGAGGAACGGCGCCTGCTGTACGTGGGGATCACCAGGGCCAGGGAACACCTGTTCCTGTCCTGGTCCACCGCGCGCACCCCGGGCGGCCGCGCCAACCGAAAGCCCTCGCGGTTCCTCGACGGCCTGCGGCCCGACTCTGTGGCCAGCTCCTCGGTCCGCGGCAAGGGGGCCGCGCCGCGGCGCAAGGCGGCCGTGCCCGCTACCTGCAGGGTCTGCGGCACCATGCTCTCCTCCGGCGCAGAACGCAAGGTGGGCCGGTGCAACCAGTGCCCGCCCAGCTACGAGGAGCAGACTTTCGACGCGCTCCGGCAGTGGCGCAAGGAAAAAGCGCTCGAAGCCGACGTCCCGGCTTTTGTGGTGTTCACCGACGCCACGCTGACTGCCATTGCCGAAGCACGGCCGGACTCCCTCGAACAGCTCGCCACTCTTCCCGGGGTGGGGCCGTCGAAGCTGGAGAAGTACGGCGAGGCAGTCCTGGCAGTGCTGGTCGAAAGCACCACACTCTAG
- a CDS encoding ATP-dependent DNA helicase, protein MSTETARSAVAPAALPVPRFTPAELSALLGETNSPTAEQSQIISSPLSPRLVIAGAGSGKTATMADRVVWLVANGWVRPEEVLGVTFTRKAAGELASRIRAKLAALQRIAASDTQNQVFPAGLLSTDALEPKVSTYHSYASGIVSDYGLRLGVERDVVLLGGAQAFQLASEVVEAYDGDYEHFRSAKSTLVKAVIQLAGECAEHLQEPAGVRRWLLERVAEFEQLPYLATATKNPSQAVAELSGLLRTRASVADMVGRYTDAKRARGALDFGDLVALAARVANEIPLAAETERQRYKVVLLDEFQDTSHAQLVLFSRLFSDGHAVTAVGDPNQSIYGFRGASAGQLFHFVREFPARLGAGERPAGVGTGADAADSTAGFALAPTSYLTTAWRNGRTILSAANVISAPLSAAAARTGPAGERDKAGGVEVPPLQPSPAAVQGRVVMGRFGTDEDEAAAIAGDVLKFRVTDFSGTAGEPEPPAMAVLCRRRAQMECIRREFEVRGIPYEIVGLGGLLDTPEIVDLVATLRVLADPGRSDSLMRLLAGARWRIGPADLMALRDWSSFLARRRGRPGAADDDVTVDDGAEAVVIEGDLTDAASLIEALDWLPRAGWTSVHGRQLGAEALERLLRLSAELRQLRGYMGDDLTTLLGEVERAMLLDIEVAARPGISIHQARRNLDAFQDAAAGFLHTSQRVDVLAFLAWLEAAAAEENGLDAAAPEVNHEAVQLLTVHASKGLEWDVVFVPGLNAGAFPSSRDSRWSSGSAALPWPLRGDRSDLPQWDLDHPDQKGWLDAEKDFKSAVQVHGEAEERRLAYVAYTRAKHVLWVSSAAWVGSRAGMADMSPFLAELEVLAAGGAAVIHPLSVSEESLPQESPLTSELEVAGWPYDPLEGPVDPRSGARLRLIPGRRTAMESAAGRVLGSMGPKVPPDAGPDADAGVAGADTRRQLRGPAAGWADEAATLLERRSRRSTVQDVHLPGHISASTLVDLEDDAGSVVARLRRPVPREPGMSARKGTAFHAWVEEYFGAAGMLDLEEAAGSDGHIDAAYGLDSMVETFRQSEWADRAPAYVEVPVETRVGDVVVRGRIDAVFRDSDGGWDLVDWKTGRRPSAVQLKTKSVQLAVYRLAWARLKEVPLDQVRAAFYYVADDAVVRPHDLGSAERLEQIVAAALGTG, encoded by the coding sequence ATGAGCACCGAAACTGCCCGTTCCGCCGTTGCACCGGCAGCACTTCCAGTCCCCAGGTTCACCCCGGCGGAGCTCTCGGCCCTGCTGGGGGAGACCAACAGCCCTACAGCCGAACAGTCGCAGATCATTTCCTCACCCCTGTCGCCGCGGCTCGTTATTGCCGGCGCCGGTTCGGGCAAGACCGCCACGATGGCAGACCGCGTGGTGTGGCTTGTCGCCAACGGCTGGGTCCGTCCGGAGGAAGTCCTCGGCGTAACCTTTACGCGCAAGGCGGCCGGCGAACTGGCCAGCCGGATCCGCGCCAAGCTGGCGGCGCTGCAGCGTATCGCCGCGTCCGACACGCAGAATCAGGTGTTCCCCGCCGGGCTGCTCAGTACCGATGCACTTGAACCCAAGGTCTCCACCTACCACTCCTACGCCAGCGGCATTGTGTCGGACTACGGGCTGCGGCTCGGCGTCGAACGCGACGTTGTGCTCCTCGGCGGCGCCCAGGCCTTCCAGCTCGCCAGCGAAGTCGTGGAAGCCTACGACGGCGACTACGAACACTTCCGATCCGCAAAATCCACCCTGGTCAAGGCAGTCATCCAACTGGCGGGCGAGTGCGCTGAGCATCTCCAGGAACCCGCCGGCGTCCGCCGCTGGCTGCTGGAGCGGGTGGCCGAGTTTGAGCAGCTGCCCTACCTCGCAACCGCCACAAAGAATCCCAGCCAGGCCGTCGCCGAGCTCAGCGGACTGCTGCGCACCCGGGCCAGCGTCGCGGACATGGTGGGGCGCTATACGGACGCCAAGCGTGCCCGCGGTGCCCTCGACTTCGGGGACCTCGTGGCCCTCGCCGCCCGTGTGGCCAACGAGATTCCGCTCGCCGCGGAAACCGAACGCCAGCGCTATAAGGTGGTGCTGCTCGACGAATTCCAGGACACCTCACACGCCCAGCTTGTCCTTTTCTCCCGGTTGTTCAGCGACGGCCATGCGGTCACCGCGGTGGGCGATCCCAATCAGTCGATCTACGGCTTCCGCGGAGCCTCCGCCGGCCAGCTCTTTCATTTCGTCCGCGAATTCCCGGCGCGGCTCGGAGCCGGCGAAAGACCAGCCGGCGTCGGTACCGGTGCCGACGCGGCAGACAGCACGGCGGGCTTTGCCCTCGCGCCGACGTCCTACCTCACCACGGCATGGCGCAACGGCCGGACCATCCTCTCGGCCGCCAACGTCATTTCCGCGCCGCTCAGCGCCGCCGCGGCCCGGACCGGCCCGGCCGGTGAACGGGACAAGGCCGGGGGTGTCGAGGTGCCGCCGCTGCAGCCCAGCCCCGCCGCGGTCCAGGGCCGCGTGGTGATGGGCCGGTTTGGCACCGATGAGGATGAGGCCGCGGCGATCGCGGGCGACGTGTTGAAATTCAGGGTGACAGACTTCAGCGGGACGGCAGGGGAGCCTGAACCGCCCGCCATGGCGGTTCTGTGCCGCCGGCGCGCCCAGATGGAATGCATTCGCCGCGAATTCGAAGTGCGCGGGATCCCCTATGAAATCGTCGGGCTCGGCGGTCTGCTGGACACCCCCGAAATCGTGGACCTGGTTGCGACCCTCCGGGTACTGGCCGACCCCGGACGGTCCGATTCGCTGATGCGCCTGCTGGCCGGGGCACGCTGGCGGATCGGGCCCGCGGACCTGATGGCCCTGCGCGACTGGTCCAGCTTCCTGGCCCGGCGCCGCGGCCGCCCCGGCGCCGCTGACGACGACGTTACCGTTGACGACGGCGCGGAGGCGGTGGTGATCGAGGGCGACCTCACGGACGCCGCGAGCCTGATCGAGGCACTCGACTGGCTCCCGCGTGCGGGCTGGACCTCCGTGCACGGCCGCCAGCTCGGTGCCGAGGCGCTGGAGCGTCTCCTCCGGCTTTCGGCGGAGCTCCGGCAGTTGCGCGGCTATATGGGTGACGACCTGACCACCCTGCTTGGTGAGGTGGAGCGGGCGATGCTCCTGGACATCGAGGTCGCCGCACGGCCGGGGATCAGCATTCACCAGGCCCGCCGCAACCTGGACGCCTTCCAGGACGCTGCTGCCGGCTTCCTGCACACGTCCCAGCGGGTGGATGTGCTGGCGTTCCTGGCCTGGTTGGAGGCCGCGGCCGCCGAAGAGAATGGCCTGGATGCCGCGGCGCCCGAAGTGAACCATGAAGCCGTGCAGCTACTGACGGTACACGCTTCCAAAGGCCTGGAATGGGATGTGGTATTTGTGCCCGGGCTCAATGCCGGGGCCTTCCCGAGCAGCCGGGACTCGCGCTGGAGCAGCGGCAGCGCCGCACTGCCCTGGCCGCTGCGCGGGGACCGCTCGGACCTTCCGCAATGGGACCTCGACCACCCTGACCAAAAAGGCTGGCTCGACGCCGAAAAGGACTTCAAGTCCGCCGTGCAGGTTCACGGCGAGGCCGAGGAACGTCGGCTCGCGTATGTGGCCTACACACGCGCCAAACATGTGCTCTGGGTTTCCAGCGCCGCCTGGGTCGGCTCGCGGGCCGGGATGGCGGACATGTCGCCGTTCCTGGCCGAACTTGAGGTGCTCGCCGCCGGCGGCGCCGCCGTGATCCACCCGTTGTCCGTCAGCGAGGAATCATTGCCGCAGGAGAGTCCGTTGACCTCGGAACTGGAGGTCGCGGGGTGGCCGTATGATCCGCTGGAGGGGCCCGTTGATCCTCGCAGCGGCGCCCGGCTGCGCCTCATTCCCGGCCGGCGGACGGCCATGGAGTCCGCTGCCGGGCGGGTGTTGGGATCCATGGGTCCGAAAGTGCCGCCGGATGCCGGGCCGGATGCCGACGCCGGTGTCGCCGGAGCAGACACACGCCGGCAGCTGCGTGGCCCCGCGGCCGGGTGGGCGGACGAGGCAGCGACCCTGCTGGAGCGCCGTTCCCGTCGGAGCACGGTGCAGGACGTTCACCTGCCGGGGCACATCTCCGCGTCCACCCTGGTGGATCTCGAGGACGACGCAGGCTCCGTCGTCGCGAGGCTGCGCCGCCCGGTACCGCGGGAGCCGGGTATGTCGGCCCGCAAGGGCACCGCATTCCACGCCTGGGTCGAAGAGTACTTCGGCGCAGCCGGCATGCTGGACCTGGAGGAAGCTGCCGGTTCCGATGGCCACATCGATGCAGCCTACGGGCTGGACAGTATGGTCGAGACGTTCCGCCAGTCCGAGTGGGCCGATCGCGCCCCGGCGTACGTGGAGGTTCCGGTGGAGACCCGGGTCGGTGATGTGGTGGTCCGGGGCCGGATCGATGCGGTCTTCCGGGACTCCGACGGCGGGTGGGATCTGGTGGACTGGAAGACCGGCCGCCGGCCGTCGGCCGTCCAGTTGAAGACCAAATCTGTCCAGCTGGCCGTCTACCGGCTGGCCTGGGCCCGGCTCAAAGAAGTCCCGCTGGACCAGGTTCGGGCGGCGTTCTACTACGTGGCCGACGACGCAGTAGTCAGGCCGCACGATCTGGGTTCGGCCGAACGGCTCGAACAAATCGTCGCCGCTGCCCTCGGAACCGGCTAG